The genomic window AGCCGGTGCAGGATATGGAGCAGGTGCAGGAGCAAACGCAGGAGCCGCATCTGGTAGCGGCTATGGAGCACTTAACGGCCTCGGTGTACTTAACGGTGCCAACCAAGGTTCAGCAGCAGCATCAAGCGCATCTGCTCAATCCAAGGGACGAGACAATACTGTCATCATTCTTGAGGGAGGTTCCTCATCGTCAGCCTCTGCTTCATCCGCTGCCTCTTCAGGTGGCCAAGGAGGACGAGGTGGCCAAGGAGCAGGATACGGAGCATCTGGCTCGCAAGGACTTAACGGACTCGCCTATGGCCCAGGTTCATCTGGATCAGACGCAAACGCACAATCCTCAGCCAACGCTGGACAAGGCTACGGCCCAGGCAGCCTCTACGGAGCTAATGGTGATAATGTATATGGTGGTGCTCGTGCAGCAGCCTCAGCAGCCTCAGCGGCCGCAGAAGCAGCAGCAGAAGCAGCCGCAGCAGGAGCAGCAGCAGAGGCAGCAGCATTAGCAGCTGCATCTGGCAACAACTACGGAGGACTCAATGGACAGGGACGACTCAACTATGCCAACCAAGGACCAAGCAGCTCATCGGCTTCATCGGCATCAGCTTCGCAATCAAGCGATGAAGACACCACTGTCATCATTCTTGGTGAAGGACCTTCAGCATCATCAGCTGCTTCCTCCAGTGCCTCTTCAGGTGGCCAAGGAGGACGAGGTGGACGAGGAGGACGCGGAGGCCAAGGAGCAGGATACGCCCCATATGGCTCGCAAGGACTTAATGGACTCTACAACGGACCAGGCGCATCTGGATCCAACGCAAACGCACAATCTTCGGCAAGCGCTGGACAAGGATACGGACCAAGCGGCCTTTACGAACTCGACGGTGTTGACGCATACGGTGCAAACGCAGCAGCCGCAGCAGCAGCAGGCGCAGCAGGAAACGGCTATGGACAGCAAAACGGACTTGATGGACTTTATGAATCCAATGACCTCCAAGGACTTGACGGTCTTTACGGACAAGGTGGCTACGGAGCCGGTGCAGGATATGGAGCAGGTGCAGGAGCAAACGCAGGAGCCGCATCTGGTAGCGGCTATGGAGCACTTAACGGCCTCGGTGGACTCAACGGTGCCAACCAAGGTTCAGCAGCAGCATCAAGCGCATCTGCTCAATCCAAGGGACGAGACAACACTGTCATCATTCTTGAGGGAGGTTCCTCATCGTCAGCCTCTGCTTCATCCGCTGCCTCTTCAGGTGGCCAAGGAGGACGAGGTGGCCAAGGAGCAGGATACGGAGCATCTGGCTCGCAAGGACTTAACGGACTCGCCTATGGCCCAGGTTCATCTGGATCAGACGCAAACGCACAATCCTCAGCCAACGCTGGACAAGGCTACGGCCCAGGCAGCCTCTACGGAGCTAATGGTGATAATGTATATGGTGGTGCTCGTGCAGCAGCCTCAGCAGCCTCAGCGGCCGCAGAAGCAGCAGCAGAAGCAGCCGCAGCAGGAGCAGCAGCAGAGGCAGCAGCATTAGCAGTTGCATCTGGCAACAACTACCGAGGACTCAATGGACAGGGACGACTCAACTATGCCAACCAAGGACCAAGCAGCTCATCGGCTTCATCGGCATCAGCTTCGCAATCAAGCGATGAAGACACCACTGTCATCATTCTTGGTGAAGGACCTTCAGCATCATCAGCTGCTTCCTCCAGTGCCTCTTCAGGTGGCCAAGGAGGACGAGGTGGACGAGGAGGACGCGGAGGACGCGGAGGCCAAGGAGCAGGATACGCCCCATACGGCTCGCAAGGACTTAATGGACTCTACAACGGACCAGGCGCATCTGGATCCAACGCAAACGCACAATCTTCGGCAAGCGCTGGACAAGGATACGGACCAAGCGGCCTTTACGAACTCGAGGGTGTTGACGCATACGGTGCAAACGCAGCAGCCGCAGCAGCAGCAGGCGCAGCAGGAAACGGCTATGGACAGCAAAACGGACTTGATGGACTTTATGAATCCAATGACCTCCAAGGACTTGACGGTCTTTACGGACAAGGTGGCTACGGAGCCGGTGCAGGATATGGAGCAGGTGCAGGAGCAAACGCAGGAGCCGCATCTGGTAATGGCTATGGAGCACTTAACGGCCTCGGTGGACTCAACGGTGCCAACCAAGGTTCAGCAGCAGCATCAAGCGCATCTGCTCAATCCAAGGGACGAGACAACACTGTCATCATTCTTGAGGGAGGTTCCTCATCGTCAGCCTCTGCTTCATCCGCTGCCTCTTCAGGTGGCCAAGGAGGACGAGGTGGCCAAGGAGCAGGATACGGAGCATCTGGCTCGCAAGGACTTAACGGACTCGCCTATGGCCCAGGTTCATCTGGATCAGACGCAAACGCACAATCCTCAGCCAACGCTGGACAAGGCTACGGACCAGGCAGCCTCTACGGAGCTAATGGTGATAATGTATATGGTGGTGCTCGTGCAGCAGCCTCAGCAGCCTCAGCGGCCGCAGAAGCAGCAGCAGAAGCAGCCGCAGCAGGAGCAGTAGCAGAGGCAGCAGCATTAGCAGCTGCATCTGGCAACAACTACGGAGGACTCAATGGACAGGGACGACTCAACTATGCCAACCAAGGACCAAGCAGCTCATCGGCTTCATCGGCATCAGCTTCGCAATCAAGCGATGAAGACACCACTGTCATCATTCTTGGTGAAGGACCTTCAGCATCATCAGCTGCTTCCTCCAGTGCCTCTTCAGGTGGCCAAGGAGGACGAGGTGGACGAGGAGGACGCGGAGGCCAAGGAGCAGGATACGCCCCATACGGCTCGCAAGGACTTAATGGACTCTACAACGGACCAGGCGCATCTGGATCCAACGCAAACGCACAATCTTCGGCAAGCGCTGGACAAGGATACGGACCAAGCGGCCTTTACGAACTCGACGGTGTTGACGCATACGGTGCAAACGCAGCAGCCGCAGCAGCAGCAGGCGCAGCAGGAAACGGCTATGGACAGCAAAACGGACTTGATGGACTTTATGAATCCAATGACCTCCAAGGACTTGACGGTCTATACGGACAAGGTGGCTACGGAGCCGGTGCAGGATATGGAGCAGGTGCAGGAGCAAACGCAGGAGCCGCATCTGGTAACGGTTATGGAGCACTTAACGGCCTCGGTGGACTCAACGGTGCCAACCAAGGTTCAGCAGCAGCATCAAGCGCATCTGCTCAATCCAAGGGACGAGACAACACTGTCATCATTCTTGAGGGAGGTTCCTCATCGTCAGCCTCTGCTTCATCCGCTGCCTCTTCAGGTGGCCAAGGAGGACGAGGTGGCCAAGGAGCAGGATACGGAGCATCTGGCTCGCAAGGACTTAACGGACTCGCCTATGGCCCAGGTACATCTGGATCAGACGCAAACGCACAATCCTCAGCCAACGCTGGACAAGGCTACGGACCAGGCAGCCTCTACGGAGCTAATGGTGATAATGTATATGGTGGTGCTCGTGCAGCAGCCTCAGCAGCCTCAGCGGCCGCAGAAGCAGCAGCAGAAGCAGCCGCAGCAGGAGCAGCAGCAGAGGCAGCAGCATTAGCAGCTGCATCTGGCAACAACTACGGAGGACTCAATGGACAGGGACGACTCAACTATGCCAACCAAAGACCAAGCAGCTCATCGGCTTCATCGGCATCAGCTTCGCAATCAAGCGATGAAGACACCACTGTCATCATTCTTGGTGAAGGACCTTCAGCATCATCAGCTGCTTCCTCCAGTGCCTCTTCAGGTGGCCAAGGAGGACGAGGTGGACGAGGAGGACGCGGAGGCCAAGGAGCAGGATACGCCCCATATGGCTCGCAAGGACTTAATGGACTCTACAACGGACCAGGCGCATCTGGATCCAACGCAAACGCACAATCTTCGGCAAGCGCTGGACAAGGATACGGACCAAGCGGCCTTTACGAACTCGACGGTGTTGACGCATACGGTGCAAACGCAGCAGCCGCAGCAGCAGCAGGCGCAGCAGGAAACGGCTATGGACAGCAAAACGGACTTGATGGACTTTATGAATCCAATGACCTCCAAGGACTTGACGGTCTTTACGGACAAGGTGGCTACGGAGCCGGTGCAGGATATGGAGCAGGTGCAGGAGCAAACGCAGGAGCCGCATCTGGTAGCGGCAATGGAGCACTTAACGGCCTCGGTGGACTCAACGGTGCCAACCAAGGTTCAGCAGCAGCATCAAGCGCATCTGCTCAATCCAAGGGACGAGACAATACTGTCATCATTCTTGAGGGAGGTTCCTCATCGTCAGCCTCTGCTTCATCCGCTGCCTCTTCAGGTGGCCAAGGAGGACGAGGTGGCCAAGGAGCAGGATACGGAGCATCTGGCTCGCAAGGACTTAACGGACTCGCCTATGGCCCAGGTTCATCTGGATCAGACGCAAACGCACAATCCTCAGCCAACGCTGGACAAGGCTACGGCCCAGGCAGCCTCTACGGAGCTAATGGTGATAATGTATATGGTGGTGCTCGTGCAGCAGCCTCAGCAGCCTCAGCGGCCGCAGAAGCAGCAGCAGAAGCAGCCGCAGCAGGAGCAGCAGCAGAGGCAGCAGCATTAACAGCTGCATCTGGCAACAACTACGGAGGACTCAATGGACAGGGACGACTCAACTATGCCAACCAAGGACCAAGCAGCTCATCGGCTTCATCGGCATCAGCTTCGCAATCAAGCGATGAAGACACCACTGTCATCATTCTTGGTGAAGGACCTTCAGCATCATCAGCTGCTTCCTCCAGTGCCTCTTCAGGTGGCCAAGGAGGACGAGGTGGACGAGGAGGACGCGGAGGCCAAGGAGCAGGATACGCCCCATACGGCTCGCAAGGACCTAATGGACTCTACAACGGACCAGGCGCATCTGGATCCAACGCAAACGCACAATCTTCGGCAAGCGCTGGACACGGATACGGACCAAGCGGAATCGGTGGACTTTATGAATCCAATGACCTCCAAGGACTTGACGGTCTTTACGGACAAGGTGGCTACGGAGCCGGTGCAGGATATGGAGCAGGTGCAGGAGCAAACGCAGGAGCCGCATCTGGTAGCGGCTATGGAGCACTTAACGGCCTCGGTGGACTCAACGGTGCCAGCCAAGGTTCAGCAGCAGCATCAAGCGCATCTGCTCAATCCAAGGGACGAGACAATACTGTCATCATTCTTGAGGGAGGTTCCTCATCGTCAGCCTCTGCTTCATCCGCTGCCTCTTCAGGTGGCCAAGGAGGACGAGGTGGCCAAGGAGCAGGATACGGAGCATCTGGCTCGCAAGGACTTAACGGACTCGCCTATGGCCCAGGTTCATCTGGATCAGACGCAAACGCACAATCCTCAGCCAACGCTGGACAAGGCTACGGACCAGGCAGCCTCTACGGAGCTAATGGTGATAATGTATATGGTGGTGCTCGTGCAGCAGCCTCAGCAGCCTCAGCGGCCGCAGAAGCAGCAGCAGAAGCAGCCGCAGCAGGAGCAGCAGCAGAGGCAGCAGCATTAGCAGCTGCATCTGGCAACAACTACGGAGGACTCAATGGACAGGGACGACTCAACTATGCCAACCAAGGACCAAGCAGCTCATCGGCTTCATCGGCATCAGCTTCGCAATCAAGCGATGAAGACACCACTGTCATCATTCTTGGTGAAGGACCTTCAGCATCATCAGCTGCTTCCTCCAGTGCCTCTTCAGGTGGCCAAGGAGGACGAGGTGGACGAGGAGGACGCGGAGGCCAAGGAGCAGGATACGCCCCATACGGCTCGCAAGGACCTAATGGACTATACAACGGACCAGGCGCATCTGAATCCAACGCAAACGCACAATCTTCGGCAAGCGCTGGACAAGGATACGGACCAAGCGGAATCGGTGGACTTTATGAATCCAATGACCTTCAAGGACTTGACGGTCTTTACGGACAAGGTGGCTACGGAGCCGGTGCAGGATATGGAGCAGGTGCAGGAGCAAACGCAGGAGCCGCATCTGGTAGCGGCTATGGAGCACTTAACGGCCTCGGTGGACTCAACGGTGCCAGCCAAGGTTCAGCAGCAGCATCAAGCGCATCTGCTCAATCCAAGGGACGAGACAATACTGTCATCATTCTTGAGGGAGGTTCCTCATCGTCAGCCTCTGCTTCATCCGCTGCCTCTTCAGGTGGCCAAGGAGGACGAGGTGGCCAAGAAGCAGGATACGGAGCATCTGGCTCGCAAGGACTTAACGGACTCGCCTATGGCCCAGGTTCATCTGGATCAGACGCAAACGCACAATCCTCAGCCAACGCTGAACAAGGCTACGGACCAGGCAGCCTCTACGGAGCTAATGGTGATAATGTATATGGTGGTGCTCGTGCAGCAGCCTCAGCAGTCTCAGCGGCCGCAGAAGCAGCAGCAGAAGCAGCCGCAGCAGGAGCAGCAGCAGAGGCAGCAGCATTAGCAGCTGCATCTGGCAACAACTACGGAGGACTCAATGGACAGGGACGACTCAACTATGCCAACCAAAGACCAAGCAGCTCATCGGCTTCATCGGCATCAGCTTCGCAATCAAGCGATGAAGACACCACTGTCATCATTCTTGGTGAAGGACCTTCAGCATCATCAGCTGCTTCCTCCAGTGCCTCTTCAGGTGGCCAAGGAGGACGAGGTGGACGAGGAGGACGCGGAGGCCAAGGAGCAGGATACGCCCCATACGGCTCGCAAGAACTTAATGGACTCTACAACGGACCAGGCGCATCTGGATCCAACGCAAACGCACAATCTTCGGCAAGCGCTGGACAAGGATACGGACCAAGCGGCCTTTACGAACTCGACGGTGTTGACGCATACGGTGCAAACGCAGCAGCCGCAGCAGCAGCAAGCGCAGCAGGAAACGGCTATGGACAGCAAAACGGACTTGATGGACTTTATGAATCCAATGACCTCCAAGGACTTGACGGTCTTTACGGACAAGGTGGCTACGGAGCCGGTGCAGGATATGGAGCAGGTGCAGGAGCAAACGCAGGAGCCGCATCTGGTAATGGCTATGGAGCACTTAACGGCCTCGGTGGACTCAACGGTGCCAACCAAGGTTCAGCAGCAGCATCAAGCGCATCTGCTCAATCCAAGGGACGAGACAACACTGTCATCATTCTTGAGGGAGGTTCCTCATCGT from Helicoverpa zea isolate HzStark_Cry1AcR chromosome 20, ilHelZeax1.1, whole genome shotgun sequence includes these protein-coding regions:
- the LOC124640065 gene encoding fibroin heavy chain-like, coding for MRGITLVILCCTLQYAAANFNPLKVAGLDKLSNSHTTVLNETDKIVKDKFGHLEEIKTKRSKIEFDSLPPGLQKHHGHSKIFKKFFIEIDEETGKEIVIEEESTVTRLDEEEDNSSASASASSSASSSSSANANGRPQPGPKASAAASAVANAQGYGGPSAINRRGPAGLSAQVQPQQQSGPSSSAPGEKIVIIREGSSAGPDAQYGSGASSDAGAASGENSGALYGQGGYASGEIIGPNDYEGVQGQYGSRAAGPSGNGYGALNGLSGLNGANQGSAAASSASAQSKGRDNTVIILEGGSSSSASASSAASSGGQGGRGGQGAGYGASGSQGLNGLAYGPGSSGSHANAQSSANAGQGYGPGSLYGANGDNVYGGARAAASAASAAAEAAAEAAAAGAAAEAAALAAASGNNYGGLNGQGRLNYANQGPSSSSASSASASQSSDEDTTVIILGEGPSASSAASSSASSGGQGGRGGRGGRGGQGAGYAPYGSQGLNGLYNGPGASGSNANAQSSASAGQGYGPSGLYELDGVDAYGANAAAAAAAGAAGNGYGQQNGLDGLYESNDLQGLDGLYGQGGYGAGAGYGVGAGANAGAASGSGYGALNGLGGLNGANQGSAAASSASAQSKGRDNTVIILEGGSSSSASASSAASSGGQGGRGGQGAGYGASGSQGLNGLAYGPGSSGSDANAQSSANAGQGYGPGSLYGANGDNVYGGARAAASAASAAAEAAAEAAAAGAAAEAAALAVASGNNYGGLNGQGRLNYANQGPSSSSASSASASQSSDEDTTVIILGEGSSASSAASSGGQGRRGGRGGRGGQGAGYAPYGSQGPNGLYNGPGASGSNANAQSSASAGQGYGPSGLYELDGVDAYGANAAAAAAAGAAGNGYGQQNGLDGLYESNDLQGLDGLYGQGGYGAGAGYGAGAGANAGAASGNGYGALNGLGGLNGANQGSAAASSASAQSKGRDNTVIILEGGSSSSASASSAASSGGQGGRGGQGAGYGASGSQGLNGLAYGPGSSGSDANAQSSANAGQGYGPGSLYGANGDNVYGGVRAAASAASAAAEAAAEAAAAGAAAEAAALAAASGNNYGGLNGQGRLNYANQGPSSSSASSASASQSSDEDTTVIILGEGPSASSAASSSASSGGQGGRGGRGGRGGQGAGYAPYGSQGLNGLYNGPGASGSNANAQSSASAGQGYGPSGLYELDGVDAYGANAAAAAAAGAAGNGYGQQNGLDGLYESNDLQGLDGLYGQGGYGAGAGYGAGAGANAGAASGSGYGALNGLGVLNGANQGSAAASSASAQSKGRDNTVIILEGGSSSSASASSAASSGGQGGRGGQGAGYGASGSQGLNGLAYGPGSSGSDANAQSSANAGQGYGPGSLYGANGDNVYGGARAAASAASAAAEAAAEAAAAGAAAEAAALAAASGNNYGGLNGQGRLNYANQGPSSSSASSASASQSSDEDTTVIILGEGPSASSAASSSASSGGQGGRGGRGGRGGQGAGYAPYGSQGLNGLYNGPGASGSNANAQSSASAGQGYGPSGLYELDGVDAYGANAAAAAAAGAAGNGYGQQNGLDGLYESNDLQGLDGLYGQGGYGAGAGYGAGAGANAGAASGSGYGALNGLGGLNGANQGSAAASSASAQSKGRDNTVIILEGGSSSSASASSAASSGGQGGRGGQGAGYGASGSQGLNGLAYGPGSSGSDANAQSSANAGQGYGPGSLYGANGDNVYGGARAAASAASAAAEAAAEAAAAGAAAEAAALAVASGNNYRGLNGQGRLNYANQGPSSSSASSASASQSSDEDTTVIILGEGPSASSAASSSASSGGQGGRGGRGGRGGRGGQGAGYAPYGSQGLNGLYNGPGASGSNANAQSSASAGQGYGPSGLYELEGVDAYGANAAAAAAAGAAGNGYGQQNGLDGLYESNDLQGLDGLYGQGGYGAGAGYGAGAGANAGAASGNGYGALNGLGGLNGANQGSAAASSASAQSKGRDNTVIILEGGSSSSASASSAASSGGQGGRGGQGAGYGASGSQGLNGLAYGPGSSGSDANAQSSANAGQGYGPGSLYGANGDNVYGGARAAASAASAAAEAAAEAAAAGAVAEAAALAAASGNNYGGLNGQGRLNYANQGPSSSSASSASASQSSDEDTTVIILGEGPSASSAASSSASSGGQGGRGGRGGRGGQGAGYAPYGSQGLNGLYNGPGASGSNANAQSSASAGQGYGPSGLYELDGVDAYGANAAAAAAAGAAGNGYGQQNGLDGLYESNDLQGLDGLYGQGGYGAGAGYGAGAGANAGAASGNGYGALNGLGGLNGANQGSAAASSASAQSKGRDNTVIILEGGSSSSASASSAASSGGQGGRGGQGAGYGASGSQGLNGLAYGPGTSGSDANAQSSANAGQGYGPGSLYGANGDNVYGGARAAASAASAAAEAAAEAAAAGAAAEAAALAAASGNNYGGLNGQGRLNYANQRPSSSSASSASASQSSDEDTTVIILGEGPSASSAASSSASSGGQGGRGGRGGRGGQGAGYAPYGSQGLNGLYNGPGASGSNANAQSSASAGQGYGPSGLYELDGVDAYGANAAAAAAAGAAGNGYGQQNGLDGLYESNDLQGLDGLYGQGGYGAGAGYGAGAGANAGAASGSGNGALNGLGGLNGANQGSAAASSASAQSKGRDNTVIILEGGSSSSASASSAASSGGQGGRGGQGAGYGASGSQGLNGLAYGPGSSGSDANAQSSANAGQGYGPGSLYGANGDNVYGGARAAASAASAAAEAAAEAAAAGAAAEAAALTAASGNNYGGLNGQGRLNYANQGPSSSSASSASASQSSDEDTTVIILGEGPSASSAASSSASSGGQGGRGGRGGRGGQGAGYAPYGSQGPNGLYNGPGASGSNANAQSSASAGHGYGPSGIGGLYESNDLQGLDGLYGQGGYGAGAGYGAGAGANAGAASGSGYGALNGLGGLNGASQGSAAASSASAQSKGRDNTVIILEGGSSSSASASSAASSGGQGGRGGQGAGYGASGSQGLNGLAYGPGSSGSDANAQSSANAGQGYGPGSLYGANGDNVYGGARAAASAASAAAEAAAEAAAAGAAAEAAALAAASGNNYGGLNGQGRLNYANQGPSSSSASSASASQSSDEDTTVIILGEGPSASSAASSSASSGGQGGRGGRGGRGGQGAGYAPYGSQGPNGLYNGPGASESNANAQSSASAGQGYGPSGIGGLYESNDLQGLDGLYGQGGYGAGAGYGAGAGANAGAASGSGYGALNGLGGLNGASQGSAAASSASAQSKGRDNTVIILEGGSSSSASASSAASSGGQGGRGGQEAGYGASGSQGLNGLAYGPGSSGSDANAQSSANAEQGYGPGSLYGANGDNVYGGARAAASAVSAAAEAAAEAAAAGAAAEAAALAAASGNNYGGLNGQGRLNYANQRPSSSSASSASASQSSDEDTTVIILGEGPSASSAASSSASSGGQGGRGGRGGRGGQGAGYAPYGSQELNGLYNGPGASGSNANAQSSASAGQGYGPSGLYELDGVDAYGANAAAAAAASAAGNGYGQQNGLDGLYESNDLQGLDGLYGQGGYGAGAGYGAGAGANAGAASGNGYGALNGLGGLNGANQGSAAASSASAQSKGRDNTVIILEGGSSSSASASSAASSGGQGGRGGQGAGYGASGSQGLNGLAYGPGSSGSDANAQSSANAGQGYGPGSLYGANGDNVYGGARAAASAASAAAEAAAEAAAAGAVAEAAALAAASGNNYGGLNGQGRLNYANQGPSSSSASSASASQSSDEDTTVIILGEGPSASSAASSSASSGGQGGRGRRGGRGGQGAGYAPYGSQGPNGLYNGPGASESNANAQSSASAGQGYGPSGIGGLYESNDLQGLNGLYGQGGYGAGAGYGAGAGANAGAASGNGNGALNGLGGLNGANQGSGAPVQSSGGDNTVIILEGGSSSPSSASSSASSGGQGGQGYYGPGSAEAAAEAAAEAAVEAAVETAADAAVAAAAAASASVNAIQAEQYALSGLYANDNGYGSESSSSAASSSASGSSDKVIIIEGGSRGSSAASSSTQESYAPYGSGYGAGSSASASGSALGARGRKNCRITRNTIFVKFGTRRAPCRTC